The Zerene cesonia ecotype Mississippi chromosome 11, Zerene_cesonia_1.1, whole genome shotgun sequence sequence TAGTGTTAAACTTACAtagataacattattatttctattaaaaacatataaaaatgtaaatattatttatggattATGCGAAATTATTTCTCAATGTTGTCATAGatagtattttaatgttagCCATCGTcacaattttatcaattgtTGTCGTTAAAAAACTACTTAAATAGGATTAGGTGATAAAGTATCATATAAACTTCTCGTAATATTTAGCATTATACATATTgattaatagtaattatacTTAATCGATAGTTACTGGACGcatgaaaatgaatattttgaaaattgtgtATGCTTTGGGATTCGTCTGTTTGGTTTGTGCGCTCCCTAACAAAGAACAAAAGAAACACAGACGAGGACCTGATGACTGTGAACCAGTGGTTGTTGCTCATCGTGGGGCAAGTGGATATGTTCCCGAACATACCTTAGGAGCATACGCCCTCTCAGTAACCATGGGTGCAGATTATGTAGAACCCGACCTAGTTATGACAAAAGATGGACACCTTATTGCTCGTCATGAAAACCAATTGGACATTACCACCGATGTCGCTCAGCGTCCTGAGTTTGCAGACCGGTACCGAACAATTTCAATTCTGCAAAGAGAAGTATCTGGATGGTTTTCAGAAGATTTTACTCTtgctgaaataaaaactttaagaGCAGTTGAAAGTTTTCCGCTTATTCGACCAGGCAATACACGTATGGATGGAGCTTTTGAAATACCAACATTTCAAGAAATCATTGATTTGGTCAAAGGACTAGAAGTAAGTGAGAATCGCACTATCGGAATATATCCAGAAATTAAAACAGGCAGTTACTTCAAATTCATTGGATTGCCTATGGAACAAGCAGTTGTAGATGCGTTTCACAGGAACGGTTATATGGGACCTAGTGCTCCAGCTTATATACAAtcctttgaaataaataatttaaaagaattaaaaacaatgacaGACCTTCGGTTATTACAATTGATTGGTCGCAGCCAAAATCAGCCGCTTGACCAAACGATAATAGGGTCCAACATAACGTACGGCGATATGACAACAGCAGCAGGGCTTAAAGAGATATCAAAATATGCACAAGCCGTGGGTCCGGATAAAAGTCATATTATTCCACGTGACTCTGAAAATAGGCTTGGAACACCAACAACTTTTGTTGCAGACGCCCATGCAGTTGGTCTTAAAGTACATCCATATACTTTTCGAGCAGAAAATGCGTATTTACCAAAAGAATTCAGAAGTGAAGACCCTTCTGACACTGCTTTTGGTAACTTCAATGGAGAACTAGAAGCATTTTTAGCGACAGGAATCGatggtttatttatagatcAACCTGACTTTTTAGAGCGCTTGAGAAAACCAtgtgtgtaatttatttatgtaatttaattttatataagcatTAAGCATATAATAgcgaatatgtattttttatccaaaaaaaaaagtgggTTAAGGTTGCTGAAAAGTTAACTATATgtcattgtttataataattattattattgtactgtAATTGTCCTTAAttgcaaaacaaataatacttaatttttttcttgtttctagatattttttgataaaactattttagttatggagttttttttttttgataaaattaatgtgtaaatacctttatttgtaacaatcaaacaattactattatattttttactttaacacAATACTACGTGATACGTCATATGTGTAAACTCGTTATCCTgtgaactgattttttatcacatttaattttctactactaatattactttcttattaaaaaaataaaattaatttattggagCAGCTTTCTTCGTAATTAAGAAACTTCTCTGTTAACATGCGATCCtcctaaatttataaataaaagtcaaCATGGCAACAAACCgacgtaatt is a genomic window containing:
- the LOC119830348 gene encoding glycerophosphodiester phosphodiesterase GDPD6-like — protein: MKMNILKIVYALGFVCLVCALPNKEQKKHRRGPDDCEPVVVAHRGASGYVPEHTLGAYALSVTMGADYVEPDLVMTKDGHLIARHENQLDITTDVAQRPEFADRYRTISILQREVSGWFSEDFTLAEIKTLRAVESFPLIRPGNTRMDGAFEIPTFQEIIDLVKGLEVSENRTIGIYPEIKTGSYFKFIGLPMEQAVVDAFHRNGYMGPSAPAYIQSFEINNLKELKTMTDLRLLQLIGRSQNQPLDQTIIGSNITYGDMTTAAGLKEISKYAQAVGPDKSHIIPRDSENRLGTPTTFVADAHAVGLKVHPYTFRAENAYLPKEFRSEDPSDTAFGNFNGELEAFLATGIDGLFIDQPDFLERLRKPCV